One genomic region from Bacillus sp. SLBN-46 encodes:
- a CDS encoding YuiA family protein: protein MTVKSVDTKKCDYCLGNGYFQLLLGGSETCSCCGGSGKKKD from the coding sequence ATGACAGTGAAGAGCGTAGATACAAAAAAGTGTGATTATTGTTTAGGTAATGGATATTTTCAATTATTACTTGGAGGATCGGAAACTTGTTCCTGCTGTGGCGGTTCAGGTAAGAAAAAAGACTAA
- a CDS encoding NUDIX hydrolase, producing MSSREKRGKVWLAVSGLVKSSEGHWLVVKKRYGGLKGQWSLPAGFVEEGETADEAVIREVKEETGISSSVKGLIGLRTGVLKGEISDNMLVFLLDPVEQEERIIHQENELYEAKFIAPQKLLLEKDASILLHYLIEQMELTSKPGVDDLNPGNQFGYTAYKLFL from the coding sequence TTGGCTGTTTCTGGATTAGTGAAATCTAGTGAAGGCCATTGGCTCGTGGTAAAGAAGAGATACGGGGGCTTAAAGGGGCAATGGTCTTTACCTGCAGGTTTTGTTGAGGAGGGGGAAACCGCTGACGAGGCTGTGATTAGGGAAGTGAAAGAAGAAACCGGAATCAGCAGTAGTGTTAAGGGGCTAATTGGATTAAGAACAGGTGTATTAAAAGGGGAAATAAGTGATAATATGCTTGTATTCTTGCTTGATCCCGTGGAACAGGAAGAAAGAATCATACATCAGGAGAATGAGCTGTATGAAGCAAAATTTATAGCTCCACAAAAATTGCTTCTGGAAAAGGATGCCTCCATTCTTTTACATTATTTAATTGAACAAATGGAATTAACTAGTAAGCCCGGTGTAGATGATTTAAACCCTGGAAATCAATTTGGATATACAGCCTATAAATTATTTTTGTAA